The Aquidulcibacter paucihalophilus genomic interval CGGTTCAGATTGACCACCTCGCCCATGCCGACCTCCGCCGTATGCAACCTGACCCGCGGTCAGGCGGTTTTCCTCGCCCGTAGCAACCGGCAGGAGTCCGTATGGTAGACCCGTCCCAAATCCGCGAACACCTTGAAATTGTCGGTTCCGACGGCGAGCATGTCGGTCGCGTCGACCACGTCGTCGGCGACCAGATCGAACTGGCCAAGCTCGATCTCGCCGGCGGCTTCAAACACCACATGATCCCCGTCCGCTGGGTTCATCATGTTGACGAACACGTCCATCTCAATGTGACGAAGGACGAGGCGAAGGCCCGCTGGACCGGGAAACCGCACCAGGCCCGTCGGCAGCTTACTGCGAATTCACGAAGGCCCCGCTGTCGCAGGCGGGGCCTTCGACCTATGTGAGTCCTGCGTCGGCTCGCGACGTGCACGGAATGACGCCCTTGATCCGCCTGATCCTCAACCTGCTCTGGTTCGTTTTCGGCGGCTGGCTGTCCGGTCTGCTCTGGCTGTTCGGCGGCGCGATCCTGGCCCTGACCATCGTCGGCCTGCCCTGGACGTTCGCCGCCTGGCGGATCGCCAGCTACTCCTTCTGGCCCTTTGGCCGTGAAGTGGTCTGGCGCGACGAAATGGGCCAGGTCGACGTCGGCACGGGCCCGCTGGGCCTCGTCCTGAACATCATCTGGTTCATCTTCGCCGGCTGGTACATCGCCCTGTCGCACCTGCTGATCGCCGTCGCCGAGTTCGTCACCATCATCGGCATCCCCTTCGCCCTGAAGGATCTGGAACTGGCCAAGCTGGCCCTGGCACCGATCGGCCGGACAATCCGCGACAAGCCCTGATCAGTCCTCGGACAGCAGGACGTCCAGCATCATCTCGCGCCGGGTCAGGAAATTGCGCGTGACCTGATAGTGGTCCGTGTCCTCGTAGTCGACGCGGTCCACCCCGTGTTCGGACACCTGGTAAATCCACGCGTTCGGATAGCCGAGGATGATCGGTGAATGTGTGGCGATGATCAGCTGTGACCGCGCCAGAACCAGCTCGTGCATCTTGGCGAGGAAGGACAGCTGCCGGGACGGCGACAGCGCCGCCTCGGGCTCGTCGAGAATATAGAGGCCGTCGCCGACGAACCGGTTCTCGAACAGGGCGAAGAAGCTCTCGCCATGCGACTGTTCGTGCAGGGATGCGCCTCCGTATCGACGGCCACCGACGGACTCCAGATAACTGGCCGTGGTGAAGAAGCTCTCGGCCCTGAGGAAGAAGCCGTCCTGCAGCCTCTGCGGCGATCTGATCGGCCGCACGAACCGGTGCAGCGGCGAATGCGAGGCGCGGGTCTCGAACCGGTGCTCCCGCCCGCCGCCCTCGGCGTTGAACCCCCAGGCCACCGCCAGCGCCTCTATCAGGGTCGACTTGCCCGAGCCGTTCTCTCCGACCAGGAAGGTCACATTGGGGTGGAACGCCAGACTGTGCAGCGTCCGCACCGCCGCCAGGTTGAACGGATAGACCGAGTCATCCCACCCCTCGCGCCGCTCGAACTGCGCCTCGATCCAGTAGGGACGGGTGAGGGCGGTCATGTCACCCCGGCGAGATCATCTTCTCGGGCCGCACGGCCTCGTCGAACTCGGCGTCGGTCAGATAGCCGCCGCCGACGGCTTCCTCGCGCAGGGTCGTGCCGTTCTTGTGCGCGGTCTTGGCGATCTTGGCGCAGGCGTCATAGCCCAGCTTGCCGTTCAGCGCCGTCACCAGCATCAGCGAGTTGTCCAGACCGCGCTTGATGTTGTCCTCGCGCGGCTCGATCCCGACCACGCAGTTGTCGGTGAAGGACACCGCGGCGTCGGCCATCAGCCGGACCGACTGCAGGAAGTTGTAGGCCATCACCGGGTTGAAGACGTTCAGCTCGAAATGCCCCTGCGAGCCGGCGAAGGTCACGGCGGCGTGGTTGCCGAACACCTGGACGCAGACCTGCGTCAGGGCTTCCGACTGGGTCGGATTGACCTTGCCCGGCATGATCGAACTGCCCGGTTCATTCTCCGGCAGCGCCAGTTCCCCGAGGCCCGAGCGCGGGCCTGAACCGAGGAAGCGGATGTCATTGGCGATCTTGAACAGGCTGGCGGCCACCGTGTTGATGGCCCCGTGGCTGAAGACCATGGCGTCATGCGCGGCCAGGGCCTCGAACTTGTTCGGCGCCGTGGTGAAGGCCAGGCCGGTGATGGCGGCGATCCGCTCGGCCACCTGTTCGGCAAAGCCGATCGGAGCGTTCAGCCCGGTGCCGACGGCGGTGCCGCCCTGGGCCAGTTCCATCAGTTTCGGCAGGGTCTGCTCGATCCGCTCGATGCCGTTGGCGACCTGCTGGGCATAGCCGCCGAACTCCTGACCGAGGGTGAGCGGCGTGGCGTCCTGGGTATGCGTCCGGCCGATCTTGATGATGTGGTCCCAGGCCTTCGCCTTGGCGTCCAGCGCCGCGTGCAGATGCTTCAGGGCGGGCAGCAGGTCGTTGACCACCTGCTCCGCGCAGGCGACGTGCATGGCCGTCGGGAAGGTGTCGTTCGACGACTGGCTCATATTGACGTGGTCGTTCGGATGGACCGGCTTCTTGGAGCCCATCTCCCCGCCCAGCATTTCGATCGCCCGATTCGAGATCACCTCATTGGCGTTCATGTTCGACTGGGTGCCCGAGCCGGTCTGCCAGACGACCAGCGGGAAATGGTCGTTGAGCTTGCCGTCGATGACCTCATTGGCCGCCGCGATGATGGTCTCGCCCAGTTTCGGGTCCAGCTTGCCCAGCGCCATGTTCGTTTCAGCGGCCGCCCGCTTGACGATGCCGAGCGCCCGGACGATCGGCAGGGGCTGTTTCTCCCAGCCGATCCTGAAATTGCCCAGCGACCGCTGCGCCTGGGCACCCCAGTAGCGATCCGAGGCGACCTCGATGGGGCCGAAGGTGTCGGTTTCAGTGCGGTGGGTGGTCATGGGTCTGGGCTCTTCGGCTTGGCTCTCGGTGCGCGCGGGGTGTAGCACGGGCTATGGGCCGAACAAGCGGTTGAACAGGGAGAGCAGGGGCATGGCAACGTTGATCCGGCGGACGGGTGCGGTCCTCCTGTCGCTCACCCTGTTGATCGGCGCTACCGCGGCAGTGGCCCAGACTCCGCCGCCGCCAAATCCGATTCCTATGGTCGTCATCCGCACCAGCCATGGCGACATCGGTCTGGGTTTGAATATCTATCAGGCGCCCGTCACGGTCTGCAATTTCCTCCGGTACGTTGAGGCGGGCCACTACGTCGGCGGCCGCTTCTTTCGCACCGTGGTGGCCCGGACCAATGACAACCCCAACCCGATTGATGTCATCCAGGCCGCGACCCCTGCAGGCAGCGACGACGCCGGTTTCGGCCCTATCCCGCTCGAGCGCACGCGGGACACAGGCCTGACTCACAGGGTCGGGACCATCTCCATGGCGCGCGACGCGCCCGACAGTGCGACCTCCAGCTTCTTCATTGTGGTAGACGACGCCCCGGCGCTGGATTTCGGCGGTGCCCGAAACCCGGATGGGCAGGGCTTCGCGGCCTTTGGATTTGTCGCCGGCGGTATGGCGGTCGTGCGCGCCATTCAGGCACTGCCCGCCACGGACGAGGTCATCGACACGCCGGTCATGATCCTCAAAGTCGAACTGACCACCCCGTTTCCAAACCTGTGCCGACCGTGACGCCCGGCTGGATCGGCACAGGCAAGGTCCGCGCCCGCGAGACCGGCGACACGGTCGAGCTGACCATCGACGGCCTGACCACCCAGGCCAAATACTACAAGCCGCTCGTCTATGAGTTCATGCGCAAGGAGTGGTCCTCGCGCCCGTCATACGGCGACTACACCGTCGAGATCCTGATGGAGCACGTGGGCGATCCGCCGTGGATGGACCTCGACAATCTGGCCAAGGCCCTGCTGGACGCCATCAAGGGCTATCTGTTCCACGACGACGCCCAGGTCGCCCGGCTGCTGGTCGAACGTCGCGAGGGCGAGCGCGAGCGGATCACCATCCGGGTGTTCCCGCGTCAGACCTAGGACGGCGCAGGACGGTTGAAACGCAGTGTCGGCAGCCGCAACTGCATCTCCGCGCCGACAAACAGCTGCGGCTCTGAAGGCAGCCGCACGCCGCGCTCGGTCTCCTTGCGGGTCACACAGGCGCGGGCTCCCGCCGCCAGGGCCAGAAAGTCGGTCGCCGTCGGCAAGGTCTCAAGGATACAGCCGTCGAACCAGGGATAGGTCTCATCCGCGCCGCAGCCGAACGACGTCCGCTCGCGGCTGGCGGCCGTCAGAACCATGCGGTTCGGCGCCGACAGGGCGTTGATGAAGATTCCGGAATAGCAGGCGGAGACGATCACCACCGTCGGCCGTGTCCCGCACGCCGAGCGCACGATATTGGCCATCATGTCAGGCGTCATGCGCGGCGCCTCACCAAACACCATCGCGTTCGGCACGCCGTGCGAGGTGAAATACAGCAGACAGCCCGAGGTCCCCCGCGCCGCCGCCGCATTGATCCCTTCCAGCACGGTCGAAGCAGACACCGGCTGCGGGACATCCGGGCGCAGGCTGTAGTCGACCATATTGCTGCGAGGAAATCCGGCGGCGAGGAAGCCCGTCACAAGATCCCGACGGGCGTTGTCGAAAGCCTGGATCGGCCGGTCGGCGCCGTCGCGCCAGTCCGCCGCAACGATCGCCGAGGTCCAGTTGGCGAACCGGCTGACAGGCGCGGCGGTCTGGGCGTGCGCGGATGCGGCAAGGCCCAGCACCATCGCCAGAACAATGATCAGACCCCGACCCATGCGCTCCCCCAAGCTCAAGCCGGGGCTGAGACTAACCGAAGGCGCGGCGAGGGAAAGACCCTACTTCTTCCGGAACTGGTCCAGCGACACGACCTTGGGGCCGTCGTCATCACAGGTGTGCACGGGTGCGCGGGCGGGCTCGGAAGCGGCCACCTCGGCGGCAATTTCCTCGACCGTGGTCGGGGCCTCGAACTGCAGCAGGAACTGCACCGACGGATCATAGAAGCGGGTCACGGCGGTGTAGGGCATGGCCAGGACTTTCGGCATGCCGCCGAATTTCAGCATGACCGAGAATCGCGCCTGTTCGACCTTCAGGTCCCAGTACTGGTGCTGCAGGACGACCGTCATCTCGTCGGGGTATTTGGCCAGGATGTCGGGCGGCACGCTCACGCCCGGCGCGCGGGTCTTGAACGTGACATAGAAATGGTGCGCGCCCGGAATGCCGTCGGGCAGGGCGGCCCGTTCCAGCGCCGAGCGGATGACGCCTCGCAATGCATCCTGAGCCAGTTGCTCATAGTGCATCTCGTCGATCGGGGGCGTCTCTTCGGCCATGGGTCGCCTCGGTTGTTCGCGCGAACTGATAGCTGTGCGCGACGGCCGGCGAAAGGTGGCGACAGGGTGAAAACGACGGGATTCCGACGCCAGACCTGCTGATTTTCCGGAAAGTGCCAGGGGTTCTGTTGGCGGGCCCCCCACATCTTCCAAAAGCAACAGGAGGGCGCGTCACTGGAGGTAGGTGGAGGGCTTCTGTTGGCAGGCGCCCTCCGGGCCCCGCCCCAGGAACTGATCCCTGAGGACTTAAGTGTTCGAAATCACCCGAACCGCTTATGCGGCGAGAGCGACTTCTCCAGCGAAGTTATCGTTCGCAGTTAGAAAATGGCCCGATACGGTGGGCCAGGACGGGCGAAAGCAGTCTTCTTTACACGTCCGTCGATGCTAGTCGGCCCCATGCTCGCTCCGCCGATAACGCGGGGAAGAAATGGTGGAGCCGCCGGGAATCGCACCCGGGTCCGGTCCGCTTATTACAAGCGCGTTTATCGCCATATCCGGAGCAAGCCCCGGCAAGACCAATATAGGGCCTGACCGGCCCCCTTCCAAGGTCTGATGTATGCGGCGCGGATATCAGTCCTTGCCCGCTTCGCGCAGCGCACGGCGAGACGCCTCCAGCGCCGCGCGATAGCCCTCGCCGTCGCCGAAATCGTCGAATCCGGCATAGCGACCATGCGCCCCCAGCAGCCGCCGGGTGTGTTTGATCGGGCACCAGAATTGTTCGGTGCGCGCCGCCACCTCGCGGACATAGGCGATGACGCCGTTCACATAGGAGCAGAAGGCGCAGTTCAGCTTCTCGACCGCGTTCAGATACGGCAGGCCCGTGCGGTCGAAGAGCATGTAGCGGCCCCTTGCCACCTGCGGGATGCCGTAGACCCGGAAGCAGCCCGCCTGGTAGATCGACACCCAAAGATCGACGACGACGAAGGGCAGGATCAGCGAATAGATGACCGGGGCCGAAAGCACATACAGCACCGGCGCGCCGAGAACGTATTTCAACAGATGGACGCGGCGTTCCTCCAGTCGGCGCACCGCCTCCTCCTCGAACCGGGCCCGGCCGTGCTCCAGCCCGAAGCGGAGGCCGGACCGCTGCCGCGAGAATTCGGCCGCCAGTTCATGCTCCAGCTCGCGGATCTGGTGGATGAGGGAATCGACCTGGCTGGTCATGGGCTCTCTCGAAACGTCGCGCGCGCCGGATCGGTCCGGTCGCGTCGCGGGCTGATGCGATCCCCGCACCCGCCCTTGCATAACACCCGTCCCGGCCGGCGTCCCAGCGGGTGGACGAGGGGGCGTTGGTCCGGTCAAACCCGGGCCCATCCGGGCGTCTGGTTCCTGAACCAGGTCAGCTGCCGCTTGGCGTAGTTGCGCGTGGCCTGTCGCGTCGCCTCGACGGCGGCCGCCAGCGTCGTCTCGCCCGTCAGATGGGCCGCGAACTCACGCACCCCGACGGCCTTCATCGCGGGCAGGGCGGGGTCCAGCCCACGCGCCATCAGCGCCCTGACCTCGTCCAGCGCGCCTGCCTCGACCATATCCGCCACCCGCAGGTCGCAGTTGGCGTACAACGCCTCGCGCTCCGGCTCGATCACCAGGCCGGTCCAGGATCCCGGCGCCAGCAGGGGCGTCGTATCCGCCGTCCAGTCGCTGAGTGCCCGCCCGGTATGCTGTGCGACGGCCCAGGCCCGCGTGAGGCGCTGGCGGTCCCCCGCCTTGATGCGCGCCTCGGCCGCCGGATCGACCTCGGCCAGCCATCGCCGGAAGGCCGTCTCGCCATCGGCGTCAAAGGCCGCCGCGGCCGCGTCCCGCACCCCGACCGGCACATCCGGAATGTCCGCCAGCCCCGTGGTCAGGGCCGTGAAATACAAGCCTGTCCCGCCCACCAGCAGGGCCGGCCGCCCCTCGGCCGCCAACTCCGCCAGCACCGGCATGACGGTCCGGGTCCAGCGCCCGACCGACCAGGCGTCGGCGGCGTCGGCCACGCCATACAGCCGGTGCTCCGCCAGTGCTTCTTCCCCGGCCGAAGGCCGGGCGCTCAGCACGCGCAGATCGGCGTAGAGTTGCTGGCTGTCGGCGTTGACGATCACGGCCCCGGTCCGCTGCGCCATGTCCAGCGCGCGCCGCGACTTGCCCGAGGCGGTCGGGCCGGCCAGCAGGGTGATCAGGGGCTCGGACAAGACGGGGACTCGGATTTTCGACCGGACAGGACGGTGCGTTCGGCGATAGAACGCGCCACCCGACCCCGCAACCCGCAGGATCCCTCCGTGCCAGACCGCGAAACCGTCCTCGCCGCCCTCGACTCCGTGATCGACCCGAAGAGCGGGCAGGGGCTGGTCGCAGCCGGTCTGGTGCAGGGGCTGGTCGTCGCGGATGATCGCGCCGGCTTCGCCCTTGAGGTCAAAGCCTCCGACGCCGCCCTCTACGCCCCCGTCCGCGACGCCGCCGAGGCCGCGCTGAAAGCCTTGCCGGGCATGACCCGCGTCGCCGTGGTCCTGACCGCCGAGACCGTCGCCGCTGCCCCGCGCCGCGCGTCCCTTTCGCCCCAGGCGGTCGATCAGGGCCGCCCCAAGGCGCCCGTCGCCACCGCCCGGCCCGCTCACGTCCGTCGCGTCCTCGCCGTGGCCAGCGGCAAGGGCGGCGTCGGCAAGTCCACCGTCGCGGTCAATCTGGCCGCGGCGCTTGCCGCGCGCGGTCTGTCGGTCGGACTGCTCGATGCGGATGTCTACGGCCCGTCCCTGCCCACCATGCTCGGCATGTCCGGCAAGCCGGAATACCGGGACTCCATGATGGAGCCGCACGTCGTCCACGGCCTCAAGGCCATGTCGGTCGGCCTGCTGACCAAGGCCGACGACGCCATGATCTGGCGGGGTCCCATGGCCTCCCAGGCCCTGACCCAGATGCTGACCCAGACCCGGTGGGGGACAGAGGAGGCGCCGCTCGACATCCTCGTCGTCGACCTGCCGCCCGGCACGGGCGACGTCCAGCTGACCCTGGTGCAGAAGACCCCGCTGGACGGGGCCGTCATCGTCTCCACCCCGCAGGAGGTCGCGCTCGCCGACGCCCGCCGCGCCCACACCCTGTTCCAGAAGGTCGAGACGCCGACCCTCGGCCTGGTCGAGAACATGTCGGGACCGGTCTTCGGACGCGGCGGGGCCGAGGCGGAGGCCCGTCGGCTGGGCGTGCCCTATCTCGGCGACCTGCCACTCGACGCCGCCTTGCGCGAGGGTGGCGACGCCGGCGTGCCGGTCGTGGTCAGCGACCCCGACGGCGAGATCGCGACCCGGTTTGCGGGGTTTGCGGCCGCGCTTGTGGAAAAACTCGGCCTTTAGGGTTTTCAAACGCAACCCTGATCGCCACCTTGTCGGTTCCAGTCACCCGAGAACCGCCCATGTCCGTCGACGCCCTGTTCCGTCCCTTCCAGGTCAAGTCCCTGAAGATGCCCAACCGCATCGTCATGGCCCCGATGACGCGGTCCTTCTCGCCGGGCGGTATCCCGACCGAGGATGTGGCCGGCTACTATCGCCGCCGCGCCGAGGGTGACGTTGGCCTGATCATCACCGAGGGCACGGTCGTCGAACGCCCCGCCGCGCGCAATGACGCGAAGGTGCCGGTCTTCCACGGCGAGGCCCTGCCGGAATGGAAGAAGGTGGTGGAAGAGGTCCACGCCGCCGGTGGCCTGATCGCGTCCCAACTCTGGCATGTCGGCGCTGCACGGGGCCAGGGGGCCGACTGGGAGCCCCTGGGCAAGGTCGACAGCCCCTCGGGCCTGACCGGCCCGGGCAAGCAAAAATACGAGCCGATGACCGAAGAGGACATCGCCGACACCATCGCCGCCTTCGGCGCGTCCGCCCGGGCTTCGCGTGAGCTGGGCTTTGACGCCGCCGAGATCCACTCGGCCCATGGCTATCTGATCGACCAGTTCTACTGGAACGGCCTCAACGCCCGCGGTGACCGCTGGGGCGGCCCCTCGATCGCGGAGCGGGCCCGGTTCGGGGTCGAGGTGGTCAAGGCCGTGCGCGAGGGACTCGGGCCCGACATTCCGCTGATCATCCGGCTTTCCCAGTGGAAGCAGCAGGATTTCGACGCCAAGATCGCCCTGAACCCCGACGAAATGGCCGAATGGCTGCTGCCGCTGTCGGATGCCGGCGTCGACGTGTTCCACTGTTCCCAGCGCCGCTTCTGGGAGCCGGAGTTCGACGGATCGGACCTGAATTTCGCGGGCTGGGCCAAGGTCATCACCGGCAAGCCGACCATCAGTGTCGGCTCGGTCGGCCTTGATGGCGAGTTCATCGCGGCCTTTGGCGGGGCCGGGTCCCGCCCGGCCTCACTGGATGGCCTGATCCAGCGCATGGAGCGCGACGAGTTCGACCTCATCGCCGTCGGCCGCGCCCTTCTGGCCGATCCCAACTGGGTGGTGAAGGTCCGGGACGGCCGTCAGGACGAGCTGAAGGATTTCGAGCGGTCCGCGATGATGACGCTCAGCTGAAGCGGGTGATTGGTGATTGGTGGTTTTGCGCATCACCGGCGCGGGCCGTTCATCACCGGCAGGTGAGCCGGCAATCACCAATCACGAACCACCAATCACCCTTCCACCACCACCGCCGTGCCATAGGCCAGCACCTCGGTGACGCCTTCCATGATCTCATTGGCCTCATAGCGCATGCCGATCACGGCGTTGGCGCCCATGGCCTGCGCGTGTTCGACCATCTCCTGCAGGGCCTCCGCGCGCGAGGCCTCGGCCAGTTTGACATAGGTCTCGACCCGGCCGCCCAGCATCGACTGCAGCCCGCCGACCATGTCGCTGATGGCGTTGCGGGAACGCACCGTGATGCCCCGCACCAGGCCCAGGGTCTTCACCACCCGATAGCCGGGCGCGTCATTGGTGGTCACGATCAGCATGGTCATTTCCTTTCGAGAACCCGGAAGACGAACCCGTGGTCGTCCTTCTCTCCGGCCGGATGCGCCTCGGAGGATACCTCCGTCCATGCTCCCTCGTCGAACGCCGGGAACAGCACGTCGCCCTCGGGCTCGGCCTCGACCTCGGTGAGATAGATGCGCTTCGCCCGCGGCAGGGCCTTTTCGAACAGGGCCACGCCGCCGATGACGCAGATCTCCGCGATTCCGTCATCCTCGGCCGTCTCGCGCGCGATCTCTACCGCCTCGTCCAGCGTCGTACAGACCACGGCACCGCGCGCCGTGAACGACTCGTCGCGCGAAAGGATCAGGTTCAGACGGCCGGGCAGGGGCTTGAGCGGCAGGCTCTCCCAGGTCTTGCGGCCCATGATGCAGGGTTTGCCGAGAGTGATGGCCTTGAACCGCTGCAGGTCGCTGCGCAGCCGCCACGGCAGGTCGCCGTCCCGTCCGATCACGCCGTTACGGGCGCGGGCGACGACGAGAACGAGTTGGGGCAGGGCCAAGCGGACCTCGGAAAAAACAGGCGACGGCCCGATCGGCCGCCGCCCGTTCTTACAGCGTCAGGCGTCGGGTTCCAGCACCTTGAACCGGAACAGCAGCGCCCCGAGCACGGCACCGACGGCGGGTGCGACGAAGAACAGCCAGACCTGGCTCAGCGCCTCGCCGCCCTGCAGCACGGCCGGACCGAAGCTGCGGGCCGGATTGGCCGACACCCCGGTCACCTGGATGCCGACGATATGGATCACCGCCAGCGTCAGGCCGATGGCCAGACCCGCGAAGGCACCCTGGCCCTTGGGCCCCGTCACCCCCAGGATGACGATGACGAAGATGGCCGTTGCCACGACCTCGAAGACCAGGGCCGCATGCAGGCCGTAGCCGCCCGGCGATCCGGTGTCGAAGCCGTTGGCCCCCAGGTTCGTAAAGCCCGTCTGGGCGATCTGGCCGAGGATGGCCGCGCCCGCGACGGCACCGAGAATCTGCGCCACCCAGTACAGCCCCATGTCCTTCAGCGACATCCGCCCGGCCACGAAGGCCGCCAGACTGACCGCCGGATTGACGTGGCATCCCGAAACCGGCCCGATGCCATAGGCCATGGCCACGATGGCCAGGCCGAAGGCCATCGACACCGCCAGCTGGTCAAACGGGGCCGGCCCCAGCACCGCCGCCCCGCACCCGAACAGAACCAGCACCATTGTGCCGATGAACTCGGCTGAAAGCTTCTTCACCATGGCAACCTCCCCGTTGCTACGGCCCCGCCTTGCGCGGGGTCGAGCCGGAGCGTGGGCCGAGTCTTCAGGTGAGGCTAGGTTGGCGGAACGGCGGTTTCCGACGCCAGCCAGTGCAGCCATTTCCGCTGCATCGCCGCCTCGATGTCGATGCCCGCACGGTCGCAATAGATCAGCAGCATCCCCAGCACATCCGCCGCCTCGTCGCCCAGCTTGCCGGCGTCAGCGACACCGCGCGCCCGCCCGCTCATGCGCAGATGCTCGGCCGTCAGCTCGCCCAGCTCCTCCTGCACCTTCAGCAGGGCCCAGTCGCCGGAGCGGTCGATGTTGTGCTCGCGCGCATAGATGTCGGAGATGCGCAGGACGTCGGCCTGCAGACCCTTCAGGTCGAGGCCCATCAGACCGCGACCGGCGCCTTGATATGCGGCCAGGGCTCATAGCCCTCGAGCACGAAGTCCTCGAGCGTATAGGCGAACAGGTCGTCGCGCGGGGTGATGGTCATGGTCGGGGCGGGCAGGGGGGCGCGGGCCAGCTGGGTCTCGGCCTGTTCGACGTGGTTCAGATACAGGTGGGCGTCACCGAAGGTGTGGACGAACTCGCCCGGCTTCAGCCCGCAGACCTGGGCCACCATCATGGTCAGCAGCGCATAGGAGGCGATGTTGAACGGCACGCCGAGGAAGACGTCGGCCGACCGCTGGTACAGCTGGCAGCTCAGCTTGCCGTCGGCGACGAAGAACTGGAACAGGCAGTGGCAGGGCGGCAGGGCCATGTCGTCGACATCGGCCGGGTTCCAGGCCGAGACGATGTGGCGGCGGCTGTTGGGATTGGTTTTCAGCCCCTCGACCAGTCTGGTGATCTGGTCGATCATCCGGCCGTCCGGCGCGGCCCACGACCGCCACTGTTTGCCATAGACCGGCCCCAGCTCGCCCTCGGCATCGGCCCATTCGTTCCAGATGCTGACGCCGTTGTCCTTCAGCCAGCCGATATTGGTCTCGCCGCGCAGGAACCACAGCAGTTCGACGATGATTGAGCGGAGGTGCAGCTTCTTGGTCGTCAGGACCGGAAAGCCCCTGGACAGGTCGAACCGCATCTGCCGACCGAACACGCCGAGCGTCCCCGTGCCGGTCCGGTCGTCGCGCCGGCTCCCGTTGTCGAGAATGTCGCGCAGCAGGTTGAGGTACTGCCACTCCGGATGATCGGCCGCGACGGCGCCGGTGCGGGCGTGGAGATCAGCGAGCGAGGCGACGGCGTTCATCCGGCCACAGTGCGTCTGATTCGCTCGCCTTGGCAGGCGTGACCTCGGCTTGCTCACAGAAACGTGCCGGCCTGTGGGCGGATCAATCGCGCATTCTGTCCCGGCGCGCCTGGGCAAGTTTGGCGCGGTTCTTCACGGCCCAGTCCCGCTTGACCGTGATGGGCTTGGCCGCGCCCGCGGCGAGCGGCTTGCGCCGTTTCACCCCGGGCTGGATCAGGCCATAGCGCCGCCGCGAATAGGCGCGCGCGCAGTCCATGCAGTGGCGGTAGGTCCGCGCCGCATAGGAGGCGTGCCAGTTGCGTCCCTCCTGCAGGACCGTTTCGCATTCACGGCAGCGGTGCATGAGTCAGCCGCGGAACCCGTCTTCATCCAGAAAGGCCCGCTCCTCCGGCGTCGTCTCCCGGCCCAGGGCTGCGTTCCGGTGCGGGAAGCGGCCGAAGCGGGCGATGACGGCGTGGTGGTGCCCGGCCCAGTGGTCGTCCGGCTTGCGGTCCATCCGGGTCTGGAACAGTTCGACCTGGCGGTCCTGATCGGCGAGATCCTCGGAATGCTGGAACGGCAGGTAGAAGAACC includes:
- a CDS encoding DUF2171 domain-containing protein, which produces MVDPSQIREHLEIVGSDGEHVGRVDHVVGDQIELAKLDLAGGFKHHMIPVRWVHHVDEHVHLNVTKDEAKARWTGKPHQARRQLTANSRRPRCRRRGLRPM
- a CDS encoding YccF domain-containing protein, with product MIRLILNLLWFVFGGWLSGLLWLFGGAILALTIVGLPWTFAAWRIASYSFWPFGREVVWRDEMGQVDVGTGPLGLVLNIIWFIFAGWYIALSHLLIAVAEFVTIIGIPFALKDLELAKLALAPIGRTIRDKP
- a CDS encoding AAA family ATPase — translated: MTALTRPYWIEAQFERREGWDDSVYPFNLAAVRTLHSLAFHPNVTFLVGENGSGKSTLIEALAVAWGFNAEGGGREHRFETRASHSPLHRFVRPIRSPQRLQDGFFLRAESFFTTASYLESVGGRRYGGASLHEQSHGESFFALFENRFVGDGLYILDEPEAALSPSRQLSFLAKMHELVLARSQLIIATHSPIILGYPNAWIYQVSEHGVDRVDYEDTDHYQVTRNFLTRREMMLDVLLSED
- the fumC gene encoding class II fumarate hydratase encodes the protein MTTHRTETDTFGPIEVASDRYWGAQAQRSLGNFRIGWEKQPLPIVRALGIVKRAAAETNMALGKLDPKLGETIIAAANEVIDGKLNDHFPLVVWQTGSGTQSNMNANEVISNRAIEMLGGEMGSKKPVHPNDHVNMSQSSNDTFPTAMHVACAEQVVNDLLPALKHLHAALDAKAKAWDHIIKIGRTHTQDATPLTLGQEFGGYAQQVANGIERIEQTLPKLMELAQGGTAVGTGLNAPIGFAEQVAERIAAITGLAFTTAPNKFEALAAHDAMVFSHGAINTVAASLFKIANDIRFLGSGPRSGLGELALPENEPGSSIMPGKVNPTQSEALTQVCVQVFGNHAAVTFAGSQGHFELNVFNPVMAYNFLQSVRLMADAAVSFTDNCVVGIEPREDNIKRGLDNSLMLVTALNGKLGYDACAKIAKTAHKNGTTLREEAVGGGYLTDAEFDEAVRPEKMISPG
- a CDS encoding peptidylprolyl isomerase — protein: MATLIRRTGAVLLSLTLLIGATAAVAQTPPPPNPIPMVVIRTSHGDIGLGLNIYQAPVTVCNFLRYVEAGHYVGGRFFRTVVARTNDNPNPIDVIQAATPAGSDDAGFGPIPLERTRDTGLTHRVGTISMARDAPDSATSSFFIVVDDAPALDFGGARNPDGQGFAAFGFVAGGMAVVRAIQALPATDEVIDTPVMILKVELTTPFPNLCRP
- a CDS encoding RusA family crossover junction endodeoxyribonuclease, translating into MPTVTPGWIGTGKVRARETGDTVELTIDGLTTQAKYYKPLVYEFMRKEWSSRPSYGDYTVEILMEHVGDPPWMDLDNLAKALLDAIKGYLFHDDAQVARLLVERREGERERITIRVFPRQT
- a CDS encoding C13 family peptidase codes for the protein MGRGLIIVLAMVLGLAASAHAQTAAPVSRFANWTSAIVAADWRDGADRPIQAFDNARRDLVTGFLAAGFPRSNMVDYSLRPDVPQPVSASTVLEGINAAAARGTSGCLLYFTSHGVPNAMVFGEAPRMTPDMMANIVRSACGTRPTVVIVSACYSGIFINALSAPNRMVLTAASRERTSFGCGADETYPWFDGCILETLPTATDFLALAAGARACVTRKETERGVRLPSEPQLFVGAEMQLRLPTLRFNRPAPS
- a CDS encoding ClpXP protease specificity-enhancing factor SspB — protein: MAEETPPIDEMHYEQLAQDALRGVIRSALERAALPDGIPGAHHFYVTFKTRAPGVSVPPDILAKYPDEMTVVLQHQYWDLKVEQARFSVMLKFGGMPKVLAMPYTAVTRFYDPSVQFLLQFEAPTTVEEIAAEVAASEPARAPVHTCDDDGPKVVSLDQFRKK
- the miaA gene encoding tRNA (adenosine(37)-N6)-dimethylallyltransferase MiaA, translated to MSEPLITLLAGPTASGKSRRALDMAQRTGAVIVNADSQQLYADLRVLSARPSAGEEALAEHRLYGVADAADAWSVGRWTRTVMPVLAELAAEGRPALLVGGTGLYFTALTTGLADIPDVPVGVRDAAAAAFDADGETAFRRWLAEVDPAAEARIKAGDRQRLTRAWAVAQHTGRALSDWTADTTPLLAPGSWTGLVIEPEREALYANCDLRVADMVEAGALDEVRALMARGLDPALPAMKAVGVREFAAHLTGETTLAAAVEATRQATRNYAKRQLTWFRNQTPGWARV